In a genomic window of Nitrosarchaeum sp.:
- a CDS encoding NADH-quinone oxidoreductase subunit D, translating to MNPELPPGLALQKVDERIMTLNVGPQHPGSGHMRIIVQIDGDFIVACDPDPGYVHRGEEKMAEYRNYITNIPHLERPVIHDSCNVLYPYVLGVEEILGIEVPERAKYVRVIASELNRCIYTMYWLAIYGIFLGHSTMFMWPAGDRELLIDLMEKMTGARVTHAHFVPGGVRNDLPPNFEDVCLRQVNYFEKRIKEYAAIFYDNPILIARTKDTGILSRQDAIRLGTTGSVLRASGVDYDLRKKEPYDVYEELDVHTNVMKEGDSYARSKVPWLDMLESCAIIRQALQKMPKSGSVRVKLKPNPKGKGLNSVYKRVESGRGSLGCYIVSDAKPEPYRVKMSVGSFRNLIALPYLLKGEKLGNMPSVYWSLNYWPVEADR from the coding sequence ATGAATCCAGAATTACCGCCAGGACTTGCACTCCAAAAAGTAGACGAGCGAATCATGACTCTAAATGTTGGACCACAACACCCAGGTTCTGGTCACATGAGAATTATTGTGCAAATAGATGGTGACTTTATTGTTGCTTGTGATCCAGATCCAGGCTATGTTCATCGTGGTGAAGAGAAGATGGCTGAATATAGAAACTATATCACAAATATCCCTCATTTAGAAAGACCAGTAATTCATGATTCGTGTAATGTACTGTATCCATATGTTTTAGGAGTTGAAGAAATATTAGGTATTGAAGTACCAGAACGAGCTAAATATGTTCGAGTGATTGCATCTGAGCTTAACCGCTGTATCTATACAATGTACTGGCTTGCAATCTATGGAATTTTCTTAGGACATTCTACAATGTTTATGTGGCCTGCTGGTGATCGTGAGCTCTTAATTGATCTAATGGAAAAAATGACTGGTGCACGAGTTACACATGCTCATTTTGTACCTGGAGGAGTTAGAAATGATTTACCACCAAACTTTGAAGATGTCTGTTTACGTCAAGTAAACTATTTTGAAAAACGTATCAAAGAATACGCTGCAATATTTTATGACAATCCAATTTTAATTGCAAGAACAAAAGACACTGGTATTTTATCAAGACAAGATGCAATTAGACTTGGAACAACCGGTTCAGTACTTCGTGCAAGCGGTGTTGACTATGATCTTAGAAAGAAAGAACCGTATGATGTCTATGAAGAATTGGATGTTCATACTAATGTGATGAAAGAAGGGGATTCTTATGCAAGATCTAAAGTCCCATGGCTTGATATGTTGGAAAGTTGTGCAATAATTCGACAAGCATTACAAAAAATGCCAAAATCAGGTTCTGTCAGAGTTAAACTAAAACCAAATCCAAAAGGTAAAGGACTTAATTCAGTATACAAACGTGTAGAATCTGGTAGAGGTTCTTTAGGATGCTATATTGTATCTGATGCAAAACCTGAACCTTATCGCGTAAAGATGAGTGTTGGTTCATTTAGAAATTTGATTGCATTACCATATCTTCTCAAAGGCGAAAAACTTGGTAACATGCCATCTGTTTATTGGAGTCTTAATTACTGGCCTGTGGAGGCAGATCGATAA
- the nuoH gene encoding NADH-quinone oxidoreductase subunit NuoH yields MSVIAPNFKFSEFVKSILDNLFWILLIFTLVGIPAVQIVLFYIEMPVIDGKLLTPFLALTWLADPSRTLPILKAFMNTDLFRIAAFPGFGFAALIAAGTIFIERKMLAKLQLRVGPFYCGKVEGILQLMGDGLKLISKEIIIPAKADKPIFWAAPVIFVATAAAFVALIPVAPGWVVADVDVGLLAVFAIIGFFPIITILSAWSSNSKFPFIGGIRALHQMVSFEIPLILSLLGVVILTGTLNLSEIVESQTNFPWIIFLPIGAIIFFITILAELERIPFDLPEAESEIVAGWLTEFSGMIYGLVQLGTYLKLYAFAALFVVLFLGGWTGPMIWPPFPEEIITDGIVMGPITAKIPGLPVFSQEMLNGVVWFVIKTVGVIFFILLPRGVFPRIRIDMLLSLGWYKLIGLAFVNIFIALGLLYAGVLGPGGIL; encoded by the coding sequence ATGTCAGTTATTGCACCAAATTTCAAGTTTAGCGAATTTGTAAAATCTATTTTAGATAATCTATTCTGGATCCTGCTTATTTTTACATTAGTTGGAATTCCTGCAGTACAGATTGTATTGTTCTATATTGAAATGCCAGTTATCGATGGCAAATTACTTACACCATTTCTTGCATTAACATGGTTGGCAGATCCTTCAAGAACTCTTCCAATTCTAAAAGCATTTATGAATACTGATTTATTTAGAATTGCAGCATTTCCAGGATTTGGTTTTGCAGCATTAATTGCAGCTGGAACTATCTTTATCGAAAGAAAAATGTTGGCAAAACTGCAACTACGTGTGGGTCCTTTCTATTGTGGTAAAGTTGAAGGAATTTTACAATTAATGGGAGATGGACTTAAGCTAATATCAAAAGAAATTATTATTCCAGCAAAAGCAGACAAACCAATTTTCTGGGCTGCACCTGTGATATTTGTTGCAACCGCAGCTGCATTTGTTGCATTAATTCCAGTTGCACCAGGTTGGGTAGTTGCAGATGTTGATGTTGGATTATTGGCTGTATTTGCAATCATTGGATTCTTTCCAATTATTACTATTCTATCTGCATGGTCTTCAAATAGTAAATTTCCATTCATTGGTGGAATAAGAGCATTACATCAAATGGTATCATTTGAAATTCCCTTGATTCTTTCTTTATTGGGCGTAGTAATTCTTACTGGAACCCTAAACCTTTCTGAAATTGTTGAAAGTCAAACTAATTTCCCATGGATAATTTTCTTACCGATTGGAGCAATTATTTTCTTTATCACAATATTAGCTGAATTAGAAAGAATTCCATTTGATTTACCTGAAGCAGAAAGTGAAATTGTTGCTGGTTGGTTAACTGAATTTTCTGGAATGATATATGGTCTTGTTCAGTTGGGAACCTATCTGAAACTTTATGCATTTGCAGCTTTGTTTGTTGTTTTGTTTCTTGGTGGATGGACTGGACCAATGATATGGCCTCCATTTCCTGAAGAAATTATTACTGATGGAATAGTAATGGGCCCAATCACAGCTAAAATTCCTGGATTACCAGTATTTTCTCAAGAAATGCTTAATGGTGTTGTGTGGTTTGTAATTAAAACAGTAGGGGTAATATTTTTCATTCTATTACCACGAGGAGTTTTCCCACGAATTAGAATTGATATGTTATTGAGTCTAGGTTGGTACAAACTAATTGGATTAGCATTCGTTAACATCTTTATAGCACTCGGATTGTTGTACGCTGGAGTCTTGGGACCTGGAGGAATATTGTAA
- a CDS encoding NADH-quinone oxidoreductase subunit A produces the protein MFGFAVVAMAPALVISRMISPRKRSNPVKFLPMECGQVPSGEGRTHFMMQYYAYILMFVVFDVMAIFLYAWGSSLLDLPKSATLPIIGFLGIMFAAMAFALHQSGRRDIW, from the coding sequence ATGTTCGGATTTGCTGTAGTTGCCATGGCGCCTGCACTTGTAATTTCCAGAATGATTTCTCCAAGAAAAAGAAGTAATCCTGTTAAATTTTTGCCAATGGAATGTGGACAAGTTCCATCAGGTGAAGGAAGAACTCATTTTATGATGCAGTATTATGCTTACATTTTGATGTTTGTTGTTTTTGATGTTATGGCGATTTTCTTATATGCATGGGGAAGTTCACTTTTAGATCTACCAAAATCTGCTACTTTGCCAATAATTGGTTTCTTGGGAATTATGTTTGCAGCAATGGCTTTTGCATTACATCAGTCAGGGAGACGAGACATATGGTAG
- a CDS encoding acetyl-CoA carboxylase biotin carboxylase subunit codes for MIEKVLIANRGEIALRVIKTCKALGIKTVAVYSDEDYNSLHVKQATEAYHIGEAAPAKSYLNQEKIIETILSSGADAIHPGYGFLSENSDFASKCEKNKINFIGPSAASMDLCGDKMQCKAAMLKAKVPTVPGSPGLVKDVEEALKIANDISYPVLLKSVFGGGGRGIRLVNNDKELREGFETVTSESISAVGKSAIIVEKFLQKTRHIEYQMARDKHGNAVHIFERECSIQRRNQKLIEQTPSPVVDQKTRDKIGELVVKASEAVDYTNLGTAEFLRADNGEFYFIEINARLQVEHPISELVSGLDFVKLQLDIANGEPLPFKQKDLKMNGYAIECRINAEDTFLDFAPSTGPVPDVIIPSGPSVRCDTYLYPGCTVSPFYDSLMAKLCTWGQTFEESRTRMLNALNDFYIQGVETSIPLYKTILNTEEYKSGNLSTDFLNRYKIIDRLKEDLKSEKIEKSDAALAAAIVYSEYFKSRIQNSTADNSTWKNKLG; via the coding sequence ATGATTGAAAAAGTTCTTATCGCAAATAGAGGAGAGATTGCTTTACGTGTAATTAAGACATGCAAAGCACTTGGAATAAAAACTGTTGCAGTGTATTCTGATGAAGATTACAATTCTTTACATGTTAAACAAGCTACAGAAGCCTATCACATCGGTGAAGCTGCACCAGCAAAATCTTATCTTAATCAAGAAAAAATCATTGAGACAATTTTATCTTCTGGAGCAGATGCAATACATCCAGGTTATGGGTTTCTTTCAGAAAATTCTGATTTTGCAAGTAAATGTGAAAAAAATAAAATTAATTTTATTGGTCCATCCGCGGCATCAATGGATCTTTGTGGTGATAAGATGCAATGCAAAGCCGCTATGTTAAAGGCCAAAGTTCCAACTGTTCCAGGAAGTCCAGGTCTTGTTAAAGATGTTGAAGAAGCATTAAAAATTGCAAATGATATTTCATATCCTGTATTACTAAAATCTGTTTTTGGAGGTGGTGGTCGTGGCATTAGATTAGTAAATAATGATAAAGAACTACGTGAAGGTTTTGAAACAGTTACTAGCGAATCTATCTCAGCAGTAGGGAAATCTGCAATCATTGTTGAAAAATTTCTTCAAAAAACTAGACACATTGAATATCAAATGGCAAGAGACAAACATGGTAATGCTGTCCATATATTTGAAAGAGAATGTTCAATTCAAAGACGTAATCAAAAACTCATTGAACAAACACCTTCACCTGTAGTTGATCAAAAAACAAGAGATAAAATTGGTGAGCTAGTAGTTAAAGCATCTGAAGCAGTTGATTACACTAACTTAGGTACTGCTGAATTTCTTCGAGCTGATAACGGTGAGTTTTATTTTATAGAAATTAATGCTAGATTGCAAGTCGAACATCCTATTTCTGAACTAGTTTCTGGACTAGATTTTGTTAAACTTCAATTAGATATTGCTAACGGTGAACCACTTCCATTCAAACAAAAAGATCTTAAAATGAATGGATATGCAATTGAATGTAGAATAAATGCTGAAGACACATTTTTAGATTTTGCTCCTTCCACAGGACCAGTTCCAGATGTCATTATTCCGTCTGGTCCAAGTGTTAGATGTGATACATATCTCTACCCTGGTTGTACGGTCTCTCCATTTTATGATTCTTTGATGGCTAAACTTTGTACATGGGGTCAAACATTTGAAGAATCACGAACACGTATGCTTAATGCATTAAATGACTTTTACATTCAAGGTGTTGAGACTTCAATTCCACTTTACAAAACAATTCTGAATACTGAGGAATATAAAAGTGGAAATCTCTCTACGGACTTTTTAAATCGCTATAAAATTATTGATAGACTAAAGGAAGATTTGAAAAGCGAAAAAATTGAAAAAAGCGATGCAGCATTGGCAGCTGCTATAGTTTATTCTGAATATTTTAAAAGTAGAATACAAAATTCTACTGCCGATAATTCTACTTGGAAAAATAAATTGGGTTGA
- a CDS encoding NADH-quinone oxidoreductase subunit J family protein, whose translation MADAVFLALSVITIGSAIAALEMRSLIYGSIALMGTLGGIAGFFLLLDSPFVAMFQLAVYVGSIAVLILFTVMLVKRELIFKKIEDKRRKFAGIALMLIFMVALGSVIMDSGIKSITTDEPAVDFRNIGADFLTYYWPALILMGLILAGSVTGALVLARREDIQNEQRTD comes from the coding sequence ATGGCTGATGCTGTATTTCTTGCATTATCTGTAATTACAATTGGTTCTGCAATAGCTGCATTAGAAATGAGATCTCTAATTTACGGTTCAATTGCATTAATGGGGACACTTGGTGGAATTGCTGGATTCTTTTTACTTTTAGATTCTCCTTTTGTTGCAATGTTTCAACTAGCAGTTTATGTAGGTTCAATTGCTGTTTTAATTTTATTTACTGTGATGTTGGTAAAAAGAGAATTAATCTTTAAGAAAATAGAAGATAAAAGAAGAAAATTTGCTGGTATTGCATTGATGTTAATTTTCATGGTTGCATTAGGTTCTGTCATAATGGATTCTGGTATCAAATCAATAACTACTGATGAACCTGCAGTTGATTTTAGAAATATTGGTGCAGACTTTTTAACATATTATTGGCCAGCTTTGATTTTAATGGGACTAATATTAGCTGGTTCAGTTACTGGCGCACTGGTTTTAGCAAGAAGAGAGGATATTCAAAATGAGCAACGAACTGATTGA
- a CDS encoding complex I subunit 4 family protein: MEYALLQAVFLPLLLSPVAYIIGRKLGPTPAMWFTFGLLLYTTVLVILSALSGTTEEHYPWTEQFGEFGFLLDGLASPFAIIIYVLSTILALYSKPYMIHRFHEQYEEEQHEITSTTSGHSEIVESSSLSNYVNAKSGLYFALYLVFAMGMLGTVLATNLIEFYVFFEIMLIPGFFLVALWGAGPRRKIGLMFLFWTHAGAVVLLLGFLMIGLTIGSFDFADIDESKIPQDILMLSAIAISIGLGVKLAVFMFHIWLPWVHGSAPTPISALLSPAMIGIGAYGIFRLIVEFLPNTFAELSIWFHIWGLVTMIYGGAMALMQDDIKRLLAYSSISQMGYILFGIGSMSALGLSGAEMMYVTHALGKGILFMMAGIIIVKVGTRNISQLGGLAGKMPITAVCAMIGALTIMGVPPTSGFMGEWTLFFGALETAIEEGSTVRAVTFGLGLVATALTMSYMLWMLKRVFFGKLPENLEKVKEGSWYMTAPMMVLAGFTIVLGIYPDIFFNQIIPYMNGVLGV, from the coding sequence ATGGAATATGCACTTTTACAGGCAGTTTTCTTGCCATTATTATTATCTCCTGTAGCCTATATTATTGGACGAAAACTTGGTCCTACTCCTGCAATGTGGTTTACATTTGGACTTTTGCTTTATACAACTGTATTAGTAATTTTATCTGCACTAAGTGGTACTACGGAAGAACATTATCCATGGACAGAACAATTTGGTGAATTTGGTTTCTTATTGGATGGTTTAGCATCGCCATTTGCTATTATAATTTACGTACTTAGTACAATCTTAGCACTTTATTCAAAACCATACATGATTCATAGATTTCATGAACAATATGAGGAAGAGCAACATGAAATCACATCAACAACTAGTGGGCATTCCGAAATAGTTGAATCATCTTCTCTTTCAAATTATGTTAATGCAAAGTCTGGACTTTACTTTGCTCTTTATCTTGTTTTTGCAATGGGAATGCTTGGCACAGTTCTTGCTACAAATCTAATTGAATTTTATGTGTTCTTTGAGATTATGTTGATTCCTGGTTTCTTTTTGGTTGCTCTTTGGGGTGCTGGTCCTAGAAGAAAGATTGGGTTAATGTTCTTATTTTGGACACATGCAGGTGCAGTTGTTCTATTATTAGGATTTTTAATGATTGGTCTTACAATCGGAAGTTTTGATTTTGCAGATATTGATGAATCAAAAATTCCACAAGATATTTTGATGCTTTCAGCTATTGCTATTTCGATTGGTCTTGGAGTCAAATTAGCAGTATTCATGTTCCATATTTGGCTCCCTTGGGTTCACGGATCTGCACCAACTCCAATTAGTGCATTACTGTCACCTGCTATGATTGGTATCGGTGCTTATGGTATTTTTAGATTGATTGTAGAATTTTTACCAAATACATTTGCTGAACTTTCAATTTGGTTCCACATATGGGGACTTGTTACAATGATTTATGGTGGTGCAATGGCTTTAATGCAAGATGATATCAAACGACTACTTGCATATTCTAGTATAAGTCAAATGGGTTACATTCTATTTGGAATCGGTTCAATGTCCGCCCTTGGATTATCTGGTGCTGAAATGATGTATGTTACACATGCACTTGGTAAAGGAATTCTCTTCATGATGGCTGGAATAATAATCGTTAAAGTTGGCACAAGAAATATTTCTCAACTCGGTGGTTTAGCTGGAAAGATGCCAATTACTGCAGTATGTGCAATGATTGGTGCATTGACTATCATGGGAGTTCCTCCAACTAGTGGCTTTATGGGTGAATGGACTTTATTTTTTGGAGCATTAGAAACTGCTATTGAAGAAGGTTCAACCGTCCGAGCAGTTACATTTGGTTTAGGTCTAGTTGCAACTGCATTAACAATGTCATACATGCTTTGGATGCTCAAACGTGTATTCTTTGGAAAACTTCCAGAAAATCTTGAGAAAGTAAAAGAAGGAAGTTGGTATATGACTGCACCAATGATGGTGCTTGCAGGTTTTACTATTGTTTTAGGAATTTATCCGGACATATTCTTTAATCAAATAATTCCGTACATGAATGGAGTGTTGGGGGTTTAG
- the nuoK gene encoding NADH-quinone oxidoreductase subunit NuoK: MSNELIDFVLVSIALLGIGIYGLSVKRNAIRMLFAVEIIINAANLNLVAFGRFLPHSGGQTLALFSIAIAAAEVAVGLSLIIVAYRMYQNIDIADFRSLKG; this comes from the coding sequence ATGAGCAACGAACTGATTGATTTTGTTTTAGTATCTATTGCCTTGTTGGGCATTGGAATTTACGGTTTATCTGTAAAGAGAAATGCAATAAGAATGCTATTTGCAGTTGAAATAATTATCAATGCTGCAAATCTTAACTTGGTAGCATTTGGACGATTCTTACCTCATAGTGGTGGTCAAACATTAGCTTTATTTTCAATTGCAATTGCTGCTGCCGAAGTTGCAGTAGGACTTTCATTAATTATTGTTGCATATCGTATGTATCAGAATATTGACATTGCAGACTTTAGGAGTTTGAAAGGATAA
- a CDS encoding peroxiredoxin has protein sequence MTLNVGDIAPKFELPDIDLKMRTLDEFKGKKIVLTFIVAASSPVCENELCNFRDSWSEISNLGAQIVAISNDGPFANKAFVQKNNFNFPLLADYNSKTIRDYDVLMPHLLHIKDYNAAKRSVFIIMEDGKIGYRWVSEDPLKEPNYDEIKKFLS, from the coding sequence ATGACATTGAATGTTGGAGATATTGCTCCTAAATTCGAACTTCCAGACATAGATCTTAAAATGAGGACTCTTGATGAATTTAAAGGGAAAAAGATCGTTCTTACATTTATTGTTGCAGCGAGTTCTCCTGTTTGTGAAAATGAATTGTGTAACTTTAGAGATTCATGGAGTGAAATTTCAAATCTTGGAGCTCAGATAGTTGCAATAAGTAACGATGGTCCATTTGCGAACAAAGCATTTGTTCAAAAAAATAACTTTAATTTTCCATTATTGGCTGACTATAACAGTAAAACAATTCGAGATTATGATGTTTTAATGCCACATCTACTACACATCAAAGATTACAATGCTGCAAAACGTTCAGTATTCATAATAATGGAAGATGGAAAAATTGGATACAGATGGGTATCAGAAGATCCATTAAAAGAACCCAATTACGACGAAATAAAAAAATTCCTAAGTTAA
- a CDS encoding NADH-quinone oxidoreductase subunit I, which translates to MNTATGIIKALNSGIKHLAIKRFTLRYPEEKLKFVGDGYQFDPSTGVGIAGYKGRHMLFHDHCTGCQLCSIACEGVAEAIAMVKVPEEHKQNKKAIMPQIDYGKCVFCGLCVDACPFYALYMTNDYELSSFSKEGLIYTPAQLQVKPYVSQDSEIQITDRGATHG; encoded by the coding sequence ATGAATACTGCAACTGGAATTATCAAGGCACTAAATTCAGGAATTAAGCATTTAGCCATTAAACGATTTACATTACGATATCCTGAAGAGAAACTAAAATTTGTTGGAGATGGTTATCAATTTGATCCGTCAACAGGTGTTGGAATTGCAGGTTATAAAGGCCGTCATATGCTATTTCATGATCATTGTACTGGTTGTCAATTATGTTCTATTGCATGTGAAGGTGTAGCAGAAGCAATAGCAATGGTAAAAGTTCCAGAAGAACACAAACAAAATAAAAAAGCTATCATGCCCCAAATTGATTATGGTAAATGTGTATTTTGTGGATTATGTGTTGATGCATGTCCATTTTATGCATTGTATATGACAAATGATTATGAGCTTTCTTCGTTTAGTAAAGAAGGTTTGATTTACACACCTGCACAACTTCAAGTAAAACCGTATGTTTCTCAAGATTCAGAAATACAAATTACTGATAGAGGTGCGACTCATGGCTGA
- a CDS encoding acetyl-CoA carboxylase biotin carboxyl carrier protein subunit has translation MDYKIKDIEKTFDGEIIENLGNNEYVIKINDNKHQIKILKMDSKGIEFVLDQKYHRAKYLENSTNEMNIIIDNVPITINMHTDLDKIVYKHSGGSGTSDSQLTLKSQIPGKVVSIAVQEGDLVKQGDVICTLESMKMQVAIKSHKNGSIKSIKVKIGGTVAKSDIVAEIE, from the coding sequence ATGGATTACAAAATAAAAGATATCGAAAAAACATTTGACGGTGAAATTATTGAGAACCTAGGTAATAATGAATATGTGATTAAAATTAATGATAATAAGCATCAAATAAAAATTCTAAAAATGGATTCCAAAGGAATTGAATTTGTATTAGATCAAAAATACCACAGAGCAAAATATCTTGAGAATTCAACGAATGAAATGAATATCATTATTGACAATGTGCCAATTACAATTAACATGCACACTGATCTTGATAAAATTGTTTACAAACATTCAGGAGGGAGTGGAACTTCTGATTCTCAATTGACATTAAAAAGTCAAATTCCAGGAAAGGTTGTTTCTATTGCTGTTCAAGAAGGTGATTTAGTAAAGCAGGGAGATGTAATTTGTACATTAGAATCTATGAAAATGCAAGTTGCTATAAAATCTCACAAAAATGGCTCAATCAAATCCATTAAAGTCAAAATTGGTGGAACTGTAGCTAAAAGTGATATTGTCGCAGAAATAGAATAA
- a CDS encoding NADH-quinone oxidoreductase subunit C: MSSDSENEQIETTSDVEPASKTSQVAKEIELPKFEKGLADKIVEKFGSKTKVAFVKPDRVRIDVGRDDIKEVAEFLRDVLNFDHAESVSGVDYPQDKEIEVVYHLGSYTDPSLARQILVLTTRAQREENPIPGNDATKLPSLREVFYSVEFHEREVFEMFGVYFQGHPDNRRLLLPEDWADLPPLRKDFAIKGR, translated from the coding sequence ATGAGTTCTGATTCTGAAAATGAACAAATTGAAACTACATCTGATGTAGAACCTGCATCTAAGACATCTCAAGTAGCTAAAGAAATCGAACTGCCAAAATTTGAAAAAGGTTTAGCAGATAAAATAGTTGAAAAGTTTGGCTCTAAAACTAAAGTAGCCTTTGTAAAACCAGATAGAGTCAGAATTGATGTTGGTAGGGATGATATCAAAGAAGTAGCCGAATTTTTACGAGATGTTCTTAACTTTGATCATGCCGAATCTGTTTCTGGCGTAGATTATCCTCAAGATAAAGAAATTGAAGTAGTTTATCATTTAGGTTCCTATACTGATCCTTCCCTTGCAAGACAAATTCTTGTATTGACGACTAGAGCACAAAGAGAAGAAAATCCAATTCCGGGAAATGATGCCACAAAACTTCCTAGTCTTAGAGAAGTATTCTATAGTGTAGAATTTCATGAGCGAGAGGTTTTTGAAATGTTTGGAGTTTACTTTCAAGGTCATCCGGATAATAGGCGATTACTTTTACCAGAAGATTGGGCAGATTTACCGCCTCTAAGAAAGGACTTTGCAATTAAAGGAAGATAG
- a CDS encoding NADH-quinone oxidoreductase subunit B yields the protein MIKDLITPQNANVFVGKLGDILEKAIDKPLGYAINWGRIWSLWPVHIETACCSVEFGAASSPRYDVERFGIIEAFGSLRQCDLIVVQGTITRKMAPRLRLVYDQMPEPKYVIAMGACAITGGLYFDSYNVLPGIDGVLPVDVYVPGCPPRPETLIQGCMLLQEKIKRMKARKYV from the coding sequence TTGATTAAAGATCTAATTACACCACAAAATGCAAATGTCTTTGTTGGGAAACTAGGAGATATTTTAGAAAAAGCAATTGATAAACCGTTAGGTTATGCAATTAATTGGGGACGAATTTGGTCGCTTTGGCCTGTTCATATTGAAACAGCATGTTGCAGTGTAGAATTTGGAGCTGCATCAAGTCCAAGATACGATGTTGAAAGATTTGGTATCATTGAAGCATTTGGTTCTCTTAGACAATGTGATCTAATTGTAGTTCAAGGAACTATAACAAGAAAAATGGCACCACGATTACGATTAGTTTATGATCAAATGCCAGAACCAAAATATGTTATTGCAATGGGTGCATGTGCAATTACTGGTGGTTTGTATTTTGATTCATATAATGTACTTCCAGGTATTGATGGTGTTTTACCTGTAGACGTTTATGTTCCAGGTTGTCCACCTAGACCTGAAACTCTTATTCAAGGATGTATGCTGTTACAAGAAAAAATTAAGAGAATGAAGGCCAGGAAGTATGTATAA